One window of the Cryptomeria japonica chromosome 7, Sugi_1.0, whole genome shotgun sequence genome contains the following:
- the LOC131054540 gene encoding secreted RxLR effector protein 161-like: MMDSKPMSTPMESGLQLFISDSSPQVYATLYQQIIGGLIYLTYARLDIDFVVNYLSRFMQEPKTSHWLAAKRVLRYIHGTMDHGLEYKKNDQFFLTGYTDADYAGSVDDRKSTSRFVFFLGSGPISRGSKKQATVAHSSTEA, encoded by the coding sequence ATGATGGATTCCaaacccatgtctacacctatggaatCAGGTTTACAGTTGTTTATTTCTGATTCATCTCCTCAGGTTTATGCAACTCTCTATCAGCAAATAATTGGAGGTTTGATTTACCTGACATATGCTAGACTAGATATCGATTTTGTTGTTAATTATCTTTCACGATTCATGCAAGAACCAAAGACATCTCATTGGCTAGCAGCAAAAAGGGTCTTAAGGTATATACATGGTACAATGGATCATGGTTTGGAATATAAAAAGAATGATCAATTCTTCTTGACAGGGTACACAGATGCAGACTATGCAGGTTCAGTTGATGATAGGAAGTCCACATCTAGATTTGTTTTCTTCCTAGGTTCAGGTCCTATTTCACGGGGAAGCAAGAAGCAAGCTACAGTTGCTCATTCTTCAACAGAAGCATAA